A single Gasterosteus aculeatus chromosome 2, fGasAcu3.hap1.1, whole genome shotgun sequence DNA region contains:
- the znf217 gene encoding zinc finger protein 217 — MPTHSLPPFVESPDGLAQDILTSNNASVPGPGCSMTPHAIYSEKTVLQPGGSAPLLCMFCDQTFTHQDELGPHVLAQHPTTFFEPAVLRVEAEFRIPGERARPKKSNCPVDKEEVHCCIVCGQLSHDAAELETHMRKHKDYFTYCCNVCGRRFREPWFLKNHMKMHVRPGAKSKAQQDLDAPGTVNGVAQDLPSEPVVTVYKMCMVCGFFFPDHGSLAEHSKVHNRESEPGRDKDADEKKMDAPAESLAKQETFLHGLNLRPRSPGSGLRDERSSKWIAQLDPFNTYQAWQLATKGKVAVGPNNIKDIGQEASTDNEECGSDKEELSQIWAEGQGDKAAKGVLGRELRPQQPAAAENAAPQRRSLMQKSKVKERPTTCEDCQRTFRTYHQLVLHSRVHKRERGGEESPTLSADGKLSRAGSVEHTEEGCEEGLEEAALNDNMAPGEDGFDRSKVRSKACSYCGKSFRSSYYLTVHLRTHTGEKPFKCAYCDYAAAQKTSLKYHLDRRHKDKPSVDIPSRPVPSVPSPDDRKLANDNENPAPNRSKLWVPGARSSANGAPEDGFDSKGSKLGKPPVQTSAEYKKLITASASTVTDAAVKCPKPVNLKVEREEIKYENSEGPLNLSLKVSISIPASAEPRNALIPLGCSLCAYKTMYPEVLIMHKKLSHKDKSEPAKSSGFGSLKEKRHTGCPPALEGRDVGPLPLVDRRHPRRTQSPPPQPAKPQEKTPAYAPPPPKRSPAQRAADDTQHTHPGPESSRYTELMMRSTAGSKYAADRSAPPPDRVGIGERSYPARSVIWHSDAARLCLSSRFGSLPQIDFGEPSSKRLKYAAPKGREADGGEKPGFRGPAGNVSNRLLLSGRSQKAPSQMPGASTVADALDALKTTSAAIGGGLDSEWGMMNLLRSYTPSDLASLYHGSPANPGHGGLANPRAGGRTLLYQHLPPLPSLQRRDPSGPYPNQRHGTTDKTT, encoded by the exons ATGCCGACTCACTCGCTGCCGCCGTTTGTGGAGAGCCCCGATGGACTTGCCCAAGATATCCTCACTAGTAACAATGCAAGCGTCCCGGGGCCTGGCTGCAGCATGACGCCACACGCCATTTACTCAGAAAAGACTGTGTTGCAACCCGGAGGAAGCGCACCGCTCTTGTGCATGTTCTGCGATCAGACCTTCACTCATCAGGACGAGCTCGGCCCCCACGTGTTGGCGCAGCACCCGACCACTTTCTTCGAGCCGGCCGTGCTGCGAGTGGAAGCCGAGTTCCGGATCCCCGGAGAGCGAGCCCGGCCTAAAAAGAGCAACTGCCCCGTTGACAAAGAGGAGGTCCACTGCTGTATCGTGTGCGGCCAGCTGTCGCACGATGCCGCCGAGCTGGAGACCCACATGAGGAAGCACAAGGACTACTTCACCTACTGCTGCAACGTCTGCGGCCGGCGGTTCAGAGAGCCGTGGTTCCTCAAGAACCACATGAAGATGCACGTCAGGCCCGGGGCCAAGAGCAAAGCCCAGCAGGACCTGGACGCCCCGGGCACCGTCAACGGCGTCGCCCAGGACCTCCCCTCGGAACCCGTTGTCACTGTTTACAAAATGTGCATGGTGTGTGGCTTTTTCTTCCCCGACCACGGCAGCCTGGCGGAGCACAGCAAAGTGCACAATCGAGAGTCGGAGCCCGGCCGAGATAAAGACGCGGACGAGAAGAAAATGGACGCGCCCGCCGAATCCCTCGCCAAGCAGGAAACTTTCCTTCACGGTCTAAACCTGAGGCCTCGATCTCCGGGAAGTGGTTTGCGAGATGAGAGGTCATCCAAGTGGATTGCCCAGCTGGATCCCTTCAACACCTACCAGGCGTGGCAACTCGCCACAAAGGGCAAGGTGGCGGTCGGCCCGAACAACATCAAAGACATCGGCCAGGAGGCCAGCACGGACAACGAAGAATGCGGCTCCGACAAGGAGGAGTTGAGTCAAATTTGGGCGGAGGGACAGGGAGACAAAGCTGCCAAAGGGGTCCTCGGGAGGGAGCTCCGGCCTCAGCAGCCGGCCGCGGCGGAGAACGCGGCCCCGCAGCGGCGGTCTCTGATGCAAAAAAGCAAGGTGAAAGAAAGGCCAACGACTTGTGAGGACTGCCAGAGGACCTTCAGGACCTACCACCAGTTGGTCCTCCACTCCAGGGTCCACAAGCGGGAGAGGGGCGGCGAGGAGAGCCCGACTTTATCCGCCGACGGGAAGTTGTCCAGAGCGGGCTCCGTTGAGCACACGGAGGAGGGCTgtgaggagggtctggaggaggccGCGCTCAACGACAACATGGCTCCAG GTGAAGACGGGTTCGACCGATCGAAGGTGCGATCGAAAGCCTGCAGTTACTGTGGCAAATCATTCCGATCAAGCTATTACCTCACGGTTCATCTGAGGACTCACACAG GTGAGAAACCGTTCAAGTGTGCTTACTGCGACTACGCCGCGGCCCAGAAGACTTCACTCAAATACCACCTGGATCGCCGTCACAAGGACAAGCCTTCCGTAGACATTCCCAGCAGACCTGTGCCTTCAGTGCCGTCTCCCGACGATAGAAAACTtgcaaatgacaatgaaaatCCTGCCCCAAATAGATCCAAACTCTGGGTTCCCGGCGCCAGATCGTCCGCCAACGGAGCACCGGAGGACGGATTTGATAGCAAAGGTAGCAAGCTCGGCAAGCCACCCGTACAGACGAGCGCCGAGTATAAGAAATTAATCACCGCGTCTGCTTCCACCGTGACTGACGCAGCCGTCAAGTGTCCCAAACCCGTTAACCTGAAGGTGGAACGGGAGGAGATAAAATACGAGAACTCTGAGGGCCCGTTAAATCTGTCCTTAAAAGTGTCCATCTCCATTCCTGCCAGTGCGGAACCCAGAAACGCATTAATCCCACTCGGCTGTTCGCTTTGTGCGTATAAAACCATGTACCCGGAGGTTCTGATCATGCACAAGAAGCTCAGCCATAAAGACAAGTCAGAGCCTGCAAAAAGCAGCGGATTCGGCAGCCTGAAAGAGAAGCGTCACACAGGCTGCCCCCCCGCTCTGGAAGGCAGAGACGTCGGCCCGCTTCCGCTGGTTGACCGGCGCCACCCTCGTCGCACCCAGTCGCCGCCCCCTCAACCTGCAAAACCCCAAGAGAAGACGCCTGcttacgccccgccccccccgaagCGCTCCCCCGCGCAGAGGGCCGCGGACGACACCCAGCACACGCATCCCGGCCCGGAGTCCTCCAGGTACACGGAGCTCATGATGAGGTCCACGGCGGGGAGCAAGTACGCCGCCGACCGGTCGGCCCCGCCCCCAGACCGAGTGGGAATCGGCGAGAGGAGCTACCCGGCGAGGAGCGTCATTTGGCACTCGGACGCCGCCAGGCTGTGCCTGTCGAGCCGGTTCGGGAGCCTCCCCCAGATCGATTTCGGGGAGCCTTCCAGCAAGAGGCTGAAGTACGCGGCGCCCAAAGGCCGGGAAGCGGACGGCGGCGAGAAGCCCGGCTTCAGGgggccggcgggcaacgtgtcCAACAGGCTGCTCCTCTCGGGGAGGAGCCAGAAAGCGCCGTCACAAATGCCGGGCGCCTCCACCGTTGCCGACGCCCTGGATGCTCTGAAGACGACGTCGGCGGCCATCGGGGGAGGCTTGGACTCTGAGTGGGGCATGATGAACCTCCTGCGCTCCTACACCCCCAGCGACCTGGCGTCTCTCTATCACGGCTCGCCGGCCAACCCGGGTCACGGAGGCCTGGCCAATCCGAGAGCAG GGGGCAGAACATTGCTGTACCAACACTTACCCCCCCTGCCCAGCCTTCAGAGGAGAGACCCGTCGGGCCCTTATCCTAATCAACGCCACGGGACCACTGACAAAACTACATAA